AGCTGATCTGCAACGTGACCTCGACCGGCGCCGACCGGGTACCTCACGCCATACAAGCCAGCGCCGCGAGGAAGATAAGGTCCGAATCCTCTCAGGGGTGTTTGAGGGGCGCACACTCGGCACACCCATCGGGCTCTGGATCGAAAACACAGATGCCCGTCCCAAGGATTACACGAAGATCAAAGACGTATTTCGTCCTGGCCATGCCGATTACACCTATCAACAAAAGTATGGCTTTCGCGACTACCGTGGCGGGGGTCGGGCTTCAGCACGCGAGACGTGTATGCGGGTTGCGGCTGGCGGCATCGCTAAGAAGTATCTTTACGAACAATATGAGATTGTAATTCGTGGCTATCTTGCTCAATTGGGCCCATTTAAGATTGAAACACTTGATTGGGATGAAGTGGATAAGAATCCATTCTTCTGTCCCGATGCCGCAGTGGTGCCAAAGCTTGAGGCCTACATGGATGATTTGCGAAAGGAAGGCAACTCCATTGGTGCGCGTATCAACGTTGTTGCATCGAATGTCCCGCCCGGCCTAGGTGAGCCGGTGTTCGATCGCCTTGATGCCGATCTTGCCAAGGCGATGATGAGCATCAATGCGGTAAAGGGCGTCGAGATCGGTGCTGGTTTTGCCTCTGTGGAGCAAAAGGGGACTGAGCACCGTGATGAGATCACACCAAAGGGATTTCTAAGTAACGAGGCCGGCGGTGTATTGGGTGGCATCTCTACGGGTCAGGACGTCGTCGCCAGTATGGCGCTGAAACCTACATCAAGTATCCGGCTGACCGGGCGCACCGTGGATATTAAAGGTAAGGCGGCTGAGGTTGCGACGCATGGCCGCCACGATCCCTGTGTTGGGATCCGCGCAACACCCATTGCGGAAGCCATGATGGCGTTGGTGCTGATGGATCACGTACTGCGCCACCGGGCGCAGAACATGGATGTGACATCTGAAACCCCTGTTATTCCCGCTACCGGCTGACATGCCCCGCCACGGGCAGGTGCCGTACTGGCGTCTGTCGGGGTTTTATCTGTTTTACTTCGCCACCCTCGGGGCGATGCTTCCCTACTGGTCGCTGTATCTCCGGTCTATCGGCTTTGATGCGGTGGAGATTGGGGAGTTAGTCGCCATTCTCGTCGCCACGAAGATCGTTGCACCCAACGTCTGGGGTTGGATCGCGGATCACCGCGGCAGCCGTATGGGGATCATCCGGCTCGCCTGTCTGCTTGCTTGTATCGCTTTTGCTGGTGTGTTGTTCGCCAGCTCTTTCTTCTGGCTCGCTCTCGTGATGGTGGTGTTTGGATTCTTCTGGAACGCCGCTCTCCCACAAATTGAAGCGACAACCCTGACCCACCTCGGCGACTCGGTGCATGCCTATACGAACATCCGAGTCTGGGGGTCGATCGGATTCATCGTGAGTGTTTGGGCGCTGGGGCTGATTTTCGATCGTTATAGCGTGGGCTTGCTACCCAAATTCGTCGTGGCGCTCATGGGACTCATCTGGCTCGCCAGCCTGCTGGTGCCGGAAGAAGCGGTAGGCCATCTGCCGCTGTCTCACGAACCACTGCGGAGTGTCCTTGTAAGGCCCCAGGTGCTCGCGCTCCTGGCTGTGTGCTTTCTGATGCAGGCAAGTCATGGTCCTTACTATGCGTTTTATTCTATTTACCTCGCCGATCAAGGGTATTCCCCGACGCTGATCGGTAAGCTGTGGGCGCTCGGCGTTTTAGCCGAGGTTGGCGTGTTTCTCGCCATGTATCGCCTCTTGCGATTATGGAGCTTGCGGACCCTGCTGCTTACGAGTCTTGCTCTGGCGACGCTGCGCTGGCTGCTCATCGGTTTTTATGTGGATAGCCTCCTTGTTCTCACTGTGGCCCAGCTTCTGCATGCGGCCACGTTCGGGGTCTATCACGCGGTCGCGATCCAGCTCATTCATCGCTATTTCGTGGGACGACATCAGGGTCGCGGGCAGGCGCTCTACAGCAGCGTTAGCTTCGGTGCCGGGCTAGCGGTGGGGAGTCTGGTCAGCGGCTTCACCTGGGCCAGTATTGGACCGGAGCAGACTTATGCAATTGCGGGGGGCGTCAGCCTCGCCGGATTCATAGTTGCCTGGCGCTGGGTCCGCATGGAAGGGACTTAGTTCAGAGCCTAGGGCGAATCCTTTTCAGCATCTGTTTAGGAAGCGACCCCTCCGACGGTGAGGCCGTCGATTCGAAGGGTTGGCTGTCCCACGCCAACGGGCACGGTCTGTCCTTCCTTACCGCAGGTTCCGACACCCGGGTCGAGTTGGAAGTTGTTCCCGACCATGGTGACCCGTGTCAGAACGTCGGGGCCATTGCCGATCAATGTAGCGCCCTTGACGGGCTGCGTGACCTTCCCTTTTTCAATTCGGTAGGCCTCGCTCGCGCTAAATACGAACTTACCACTGGTGATGTCCACCTGCCCGCCGGCGAAATTAACCGCGTAAAGACCCTTGTCGACGGAGGCAATGATCTCTTCAGGTGAGTGTTCACCCGCGAGCATGTACGTGTTCGTCATACGCGGCATGGGGAGATGGGCATAGGACTCCCTTCGCCCGTTGCCGGTGGGTTTCATTCCCATCAAATGCGCATTGTGTTTGTCTTGCATGTAACCCGTGAGGATGCCTCGATCGATGAGGACCGTACATTCCGGGGGTGTGCCTTCATCATCGATGTTCAGCGAACCACGCCGATTTGCGATGGTGCCGTCGTCAACCACCGTACAAATTGGCGTTGCGACGCGTTCACCCATACGCCCGGCAAATGCGGAGGTGCCTTTGCGGTTGAAGTCGCCCTCGAGTCCGTGGCCGATGGCCTCGTGCAGCAGAATACCCGGCCAACCCGGCCCCAATACGACCGTCATTGTTCCTGCGGGCGCGTCACCGGCTTCCAAGTTCACCAGGGCCACGCGCACCGCCTCGCGCGCGTAATCGAGTGCACGGTTATCCTCTAAAAACCAGTCATAGCCAAAGCGTCCACCTCCGCCGGCGCTCCCTTGTTCGCGCCGGCCGCCTTGCTCAACGATGACACTGACATTGAGACGGACGAGTGGTCTGACGTCTGCTGAATACGTGCCATCGCTACCGGCGACCAACACCACCGTGTTGACACCGCCCAAGCCGACCATGACTTCACTGACGCGTGGGTCCAAGCGTCTCGCCTCTGCGTCCAGGCGTTGCAACAGCTGAACCTTGTCCTTTTCAACCATCGTGGGTATCGGGTCCATGGGTTGGTAGAGCCGCAATCCTTCTTGTCGGTGCCACGCTTGAAGCTTTCCATGGCCGCCGCTCGTTGCGATCGCACGTGCCGCGTTTGCCGCCTGTGTCAACGCCGGTAGCACAATTTCATCTGAATAAGCCAACCCAACCTTCTCGCCACTGATGGCGCGCACGCCGACTCCCTGATCGATGCTGTGCGTACCCTCCTTGACGATGCCATCCTCCAGTGCCCAGGACTCGGAGCGCGTCATCTCGAAGTACAGATCGGCTGCATCGACCTGATAGGTAAGCAATTGGTCAAGAACCTTTTGAATCTCATTCTCTCCCATCCCCCCCGGGGATAGGAGGTTCTGTTTGGCGATGTCGAGTGCCGTACTCATGGGTTCAGTGTTTCAACTTGCGGTGGTCGATCGCAGGAAAGTTGCTGCGGGTCTGATGCAGATGTTCCGGATCTAGATCGGCCAACGCAACACCTGGGCCATCGGTAAGTGCCGCTGTGATTTCTCCCCAGGGATTGACGATCATGCTGTGGC
This genomic interval from Gammaproteobacteria bacterium contains the following:
- the aroC gene encoding chorismate synthase; its protein translation is MSGNAFGKLFTITTFGESHGPAYGCVVDGCPPGMELSEADLQRDLDRRRPGTSRHTSQRREEDKVRILSGVFEGRTLGTPIGLWIENTDARPKDYTKIKDVFRPGHADYTYQQKYGFRDYRGGGRASARETCMRVAAGGIAKKYLYEQYEIVIRGYLAQLGPFKIETLDWDEVDKNPFFCPDAAVVPKLEAYMDDLRKEGNSIGARINVVASNVPPGLGEPVFDRLDADLAKAMMSINAVKGVEIGAGFASVEQKGTEHRDEITPKGFLSNEAGGVLGGISTGQDVVASMALKPTSSIRLTGRTVDIKGKAAEVATHGRHDPCVGIRATPIAEAMMALVLMDHVLRHRAQNMDVTSETPVIPATG
- a CDS encoding MFS transporter; translation: MPRHGQVPYWRLSGFYLFYFATLGAMLPYWSLYLRSIGFDAVEIGELVAILVATKIVAPNVWGWIADHRGSRMGIIRLACLLACIAFAGVLFASSFFWLALVMVVFGFFWNAALPQIEATTLTHLGDSVHAYTNIRVWGSIGFIVSVWALGLIFDRYSVGLLPKFVVALMGLIWLASLLVPEEAVGHLPLSHEPLRSVLVRPQVLALLAVCFLMQASHGPYYAFYSIYLADQGYSPTLIGKLWALGVLAEVGVFLAMYRLLRLWSLRTLLLTSLALATLRWLLIGFYVDSLLVLTVAQLLHAATFGVYHAVAIQLIHRYFVGRHQGRGQALYSSVSFGAGLAVGSLVSGFTWASIGPEQTYAIAGGVSLAGFIVAWRWVRMEGT
- the tldD gene encoding metalloprotease TldD; translated protein: MSTALDIAKQNLLSPGGMGENEIQKVLDQLLTYQVDAADLYFEMTRSESWALEDGIVKEGTHSIDQGVGVRAISGEKVGLAYSDEIVLPALTQAANAARAIATSGGHGKLQAWHRQEGLRLYQPMDPIPTMVEKDKVQLLQRLDAEARRLDPRVSEVMVGLGGVNTVVLVAGSDGTYSADVRPLVRLNVSVIVEQGGRREQGSAGGGGRFGYDWFLEDNRALDYAREAVRVALVNLEAGDAPAGTMTVVLGPGWPGILLHEAIGHGLEGDFNRKGTSAFAGRMGERVATPICTVVDDGTIANRRGSLNIDDEGTPPECTVLIDRGILTGYMQDKHNAHLMGMKPTGNGRRESYAHLPMPRMTNTYMLAGEHSPEEIIASVDKGLYAVNFAGGQVDITSGKFVFSASEAYRIEKGKVTQPVKGATLIGNGPDVLTRVTMVGNNFQLDPGVGTCGKEGQTVPVGVGQPTLRIDGLTVGGVAS